In Flavobacterium hankyongi, the genomic window GTCACGATAAAAAATTGTTGGATATCCTTCGTGTGTTAAAATATAAGCATAAGCTAATGTTTTGTTCCAAATTTCATCTGTATCATGATTAGAAACAAATGTTACTGCTTTGTACGGATTACGTTTCCACATCATATCATCATTTAATAACGCTAAATTATTTCCGTCAAAAGCATCATTCATTTTATAATAACAAGCAAAATCAAACACTGAAGAATTTGCATTATTTGCCCACCATTCTAACGTATTCACATTTGAATCCCAATATTCACCTACTGAAAATCCACCTACATTAGCATTCCAATTATTTACAACCCAAGGACCAAATCCTTTCACATAATCAAATCGCCATCCGTCAAACTTCATTGTATTCTTATAATATTTCCCTATAGCATCTGTTCTTCCCCATAACCAATCTTGCACATGAGGATTAGCGTGACATAAATCTGGATAACCACCAAAAGAACCTTCGTCATTATTGCCATAAGAATTTTTATAAAAATCATTATAGTTTCTTGTAAATTTTCCAGAAGCTACACCTGAAAAGTTTGTCCAAGTATTTGTTCCTGTATAAGGATTTGCTTCAGACTGACCGCCACTATTGTGATTGATTACAATGTCGGCATATACCTGCATATTTTCAGTATGTGCTTGAGTAATTAAACTCACAAGTTCTGTTTTGGAACCAAAACGAGTTTCTATAGTCCCATTTTGATTATAATCTCCAAAATCATAATAATCTGTTGGATCATATCCCATTGAATAAGGACCATTTTGTGCTTTAGAAGCTGGGGGCAACCAAATAGACCCTATTCCTGCATTACCCCAAGCGGTTACTTTTGACTTAACAGTGTTCCACCAAGTACCTCCAGAAGGAACATCCCAATAGAAAGCTTGCATCATAACTCCTCCTCCTGGATTTGCTACATACTTTGAATTTATGTTTGAACTTACTCCTGTAGTAAATGGTTTTCCATCGTGATTCGTTACATTAATAATTTTTGTTTGTTTTGCAAATTCGAGCGATTTGTCTGGTTTAGTTTCATCTTTCTCACATGCTATTGTCATAATAAGCATGGATAGACCAACTAATTTTGAGGTTGATTGTTTCATAAAATTTAGTTTTTTGTTTTTTGTTTGAACTAAATTTATGACTTTATACTTAAGAACAACATTATGAATAAGTTACAACAGCAACGAAAACGTTTTCGTGTTGAAAAGTTTTATAATATTAAATAAAAAAGCAGATTTTTAAGTAAAAAATCTGCTTTAAATATTAAAATTTTCTTCTGTCGATTTTAAGATGAACAACTTTCTCAGAATTCAGCATTGAATATTCTTCGAAACCTTTTTCTTTTAAAAATTGATTAAGGGAATATAAATCATCAAAAACCGCTATGGCATC contains:
- a CDS encoding alpha-amylase, translating into MKQSTSKLVGLSMLIMTIACEKDETKPDKSLEFAKQTKIINVTNHDGKPFTTGVSSNINSKYVANPGGGVMMQAFYWDVPSGGTWWNTVKSKVTAWGNAGIGSIWLPPASKAQNGPYSMGYDPTDYYDFGDYNQNGTIETRFGSKTELVSLITQAHTENMQVYADIVINHNSGGQSEANPYTGTNTWTNFSGVASGKFTRNYNDFYKNSYGNNDEGSFGGYPDLCHANPHVQDWLWGRTDAIGKYYKNTMKFDGWRFDYVKGFGPWVVNNWNANVGGFSVGEYWDSNVNTLEWWANNANSSVFDFACYYKMNDAFDGNNLALLNDDMMWKRNPYKAVTFVSNHDTDEIWNKTLAYAYILTHEGYPTIFYRDYEEWLDKNKLNNLIWIHNNKATGTTSILYSDNDEYIARRNGYNGNVGLVVYLNNSSSWQERWIQTNWANAQIKDFTGHSSWYPTTQGDKWVKIQCPPNSYSVWSINM